From one Anopheles bellator chromosome 1, idAnoBellAS_SP24_06.2, whole genome shotgun sequence genomic stretch:
- the LOC131206316 gene encoding serine/threonine-protein kinase PRP4 homolog encodes MTSREVIIASDESGTADEEQSPQNKVDKKQTSSSRKHKKHKRHKKSSKSDRADKLYKSKKHKKHKRKHREDGADGNSTTDGEPSRNGSKVADVRIQELPVIKPKPIQLASDCEEGDKSERVRPKNNGSTRVVVVEKRKEHISTDPDKLVHLLTKELDKHKEDVVSVESESDETAVEDAPSPDVAVIEDDELNLEELMRQKALLQARLGEYATDEEDESANNTRAGRQPKKVKVDGSDAIITIDGDSTPDEVEHQLRKLPSGANRGSRSAKVDQPLGTAKGGNVESEKRGKEQYMGDGRTKQMDRERERETDRRNREEDNYKRRMAEERFEREKVRERDRERARRQRDRDRSIERYRDRRGYSPRDRRSQERFDRPRGGPGGRDRLRARSRSRDRVGGPGRLNRERDRHRERGWEMRDRDRNYRGWQRNGRDGRAGGKASRKTEDDRFKDSLSEGLKQHKESSSDSDIGDIDIDDEEDEEKIIEKRRKEREALLKKLGVVNEDSSTAMEAVEPPELRQMNASAGPSSRNESPGNSQEEGIDLLSEDRHSDQSLTPPIPSERKDLMDKVERKLKAPEPSKDLDRQSKEPKHTAKENAKRPEWDMFAEQDIDSNFDSPGTVMGGGRQAHENPALTDNWDDAEGYYRVRIGEMLDNRYVVANYTGQGVFSTVVKARDQARGSAFVAVKIIRNNEIMHKTGLRELEILKKLNDADPTDRYHCLRLYRHFFHKQHLCMVLEPLSMNLREVLKKYGKNVGLHIKAVRSYTQQLLLALKLLKKTGILHADIKPDNILVNENNLVLKLCDFGSASAITDNEITPYLVSRFYRAPEIILGLPYDYGIDMWSAGCSIYELYTGKILFSGQSNNQMLKFFMDLKGKMPNKLIRKGQFKDQHFDQNCNFLSHEIDKITEREKIVVVSVIKATRDLQQELIAGQNLPDDQIRKVSQLKDLLDKMLALDPAKRISLNHALAHPFIQDKI; translated from the exons ATGACCTCTCGTGAAGTGAT TATTGCGTCGGATGAGAGTGGTACAGCGGACGAAGAGCAAAGCCCGCAGAATAAGGTCGACAAAAAGCAAACCAGCAGTTCCCGAAAACACAAGAAGCACAAGCGCCACAAGAAATCATCCAAATCGGACCGTGCGGACAAGCTATACAAGAgcaagaaacataaaaaacataaacgaaaGCATCGTGAGGATGGCGCTGATGGCAACAGTACGACAGATGGAGAGCCCTCCCGAAATGGGTCCAAAGTCGCAGATGTGCGCATACAGGAATTGCCGGTTATTAAACCAAAACCTATACAACTTGCGAGTGACTGTGAGGAGGGTGATAAATCGGAGCGAGTGCggccaaaaaataatggaagCACTAGAGTGGTAGTGGTCGAGAAACGCAAGGAACACATTTCGACGGATCCGGACAAGTTAGTGCACTTGTTGACCAAGGAACTTGACAAGCATAAAGAGGATGTAGTTTCGGTAGAAAGTGAAAGCGACGAAACTGCGGTGGAGGACGCTCCGAGCCCGGATGTAGCAGTTATTGAGGACGATGAGCTGAACCTCGAAGAACTAATGCGCCAGAAAGCGCTGTTGCAGGCAAGGCTTGGTGAGTATGCGACGGACGAGGAAGACGAGAGTGCAAACAACACCAGAGCAGGAAGGCAGCCGAAAAAAGTAAAGGTTGATGGCAGTGATGCAATTATCACCATCGATGGAGACTCGACTCCGGATGAAGTGGAGCATCAGCTCAGGAAGCTACCAAGCGGCGCGAACCGAGGATCACGAAGTGCAAAAGTGGATCAACCGCTGGGCACGGCTAAAGGTGGCAATGTGGAATCTGAGAAACGAGGCAAGGAGCAGTACATGGGGGATGGTCGAACAAAGCAGATGGACCGCGAGCGGGAACGAGAAACGGATCGACGTAATCGGGAGGAAGATAATTACAAGCGCCGAATGGCCGAAGAGCGCTTCGAGCGAGAGAAGGTCCGTGAGCGGGACAGGGAACGGGCGCGGCGCCAACGTgatcgggatcgatcgatAGAACGGTATCGTGATCGGCGGGGATATTCTCCACGTGACCGACGCTCTCAGGAGAGGTTCGACCGCCCTCGTGGTGGTCCTGGCGGTCGTGATCGGTTACGAGCACGCAGCCGAAGTAGAGACCGCGTTGGAGGCCCAGGAAGATTGAACCGTGAGCGAGATCGCCACCGCGAACGTGGTTGGGAAATGAGGGATCGCGACCGCAACTATCGGGGATGGCAGCGTAATGGGCGCGATGGCCGAGCTGGCGGAAAGGCATCTCGGAAAACAGAAGACGATCGGTTCAAAGATTCACTCAGCGAAGGACTGAAACAGCACAAGGAGTCTAGCAGTGACAGCGATATTGGGGACATCGACATCGATGACGAGGAAGATGAGGAGAAGATCATAGAGAAGAGGCGCAAGGAACGTGAAGCTCTGCTCAAG AAACTTGGCGTCGTGAATGAGGATAGTAGCACTGCGATGGAAGCAGTCGAACCGCCGGAACTGCGACAGATGAACGCCAGCGCTGGACCATCATCCCGGAACGAATCGCCGGGAAACAGTCAGGAAGAAGGAATCGATCTTTTGTCGGAAGATCGGCATTCCGACCAGTCCTTAACCCCACCGATACCGAGCGAGCGGAAGGATCTGATGGATAAGGTAGAACGTAAGCTGAAAGCACCAGAACCATCGAAAGACCTGGACAGGCAGAGTAAGGAACCGAAACATactgcgaaagaaaatgctaaACGTCCCGAATGGGACATGTTTGCTGAACAGGACATCGACTCGAACTTCGACTCGCCTGGCACGGTGATGGGCGGGGGCAGACAGGCACACGAAAATCCGGCCCTGACAGACAACTGGGACGACGCGGAAGGCTACTATCGTGTCCGGATCGGTGAAATGCTCGACAACCGGTATGTGGTCGCCAACTACACTGGCCAGGGCGTGTTCAGTACCGTCGTAAAGGCACGGGATCAGGCTCGTGGAAGTGCATTTGTTGCGGTCAAGATTATTCGGAACAACGAAATCAT GCATAAAACGGGATTACGGGAACTCGAAATTCTAAAAAAGCTGAACGATGCCGACCCAACCGATCGGTACCATTGCCTTCGATTGTACCGACACTTCTTCCACAAGCAG CATCTTTGCATGGTCCTTGAGCCACTGTCAATGAATCTACGTGAGGTGCTCAAAAAGTACGGGAAAAACGTAGGTCTTCACATCAAAGCGGTACGAAGTTATacccagcagctgctgcttgCCCTAAAGCTGCTCAAAAAGACCGGAATTCTGCATGCCGATATCAAGCCGGACAATATTCTCgtgaacgaaaacaatctCGTCCTGAAGTTATGCGATTTCGGTTCCGCTTCCGCGATCACCGACAACGAAATCACTCCTTATCTCGTGTCTCGCTTCTACCGTGCGCCGGAGATCATTCTCGGGCTACCGTATGACTATGGCATCGACATGTGGTCGGCAGGTTGCTCCATCTACGAACTATACACCGGCAAGATCCTGTTTAGTGGGCAGTCCAATAATCAAATGCTTAAATTTTTCATGGATCTGAAGGGCAAGATGCCAAACAAGCTGATACGGAAGGGCCAGTTTAAGGATCAGCACTTTGATCAGAACTGCAACTTTCTCTCACACGAAATCGATAAAATTACCGAAAGG GAAAAAATTGTGGTGGTGTCAGTTATAAAAGCGACACGGGACTTGCAGCAGGAGCTGATAGCTGGCCAGAATCTCCCCGACGATCAGATTCGGAAGGTGTCGCAGTTGAAGGATCTGCTGGATAAAATGCTAGCCCTCGATCCGGCCAAGCGCATATCGCTGAACCATGCCTTGGCGCATCCCTTCATACAGGACAAGATCTGA